From the Venenivibrio stagnispumantis genome, one window contains:
- a CDS encoding tetratricopeptide repeat protein — protein MYNVPKSEPVILYREIVALFVIFIIILYLLYPADKILELVQKEESNIDLTITYLEKIQKTNPADISIWERLLELYIRKGDYNKANDLIEKMGNYPKEDISSKAVLLRFILNKNLYYATNNQKYRLILSNMAENLLEGFKDDKIRLAELYKDYLSLAMPDKALFFAKELAILYLKEKDFKNAKIWLENVYKQALATSNFDEALKALKALISIEPTNITYYENLAKIYIAKKEYKEASNIYLQLAEKDITKRKIYIIKAIKTLQSGNMLSDAAELAKRNEKLLIHNKADFEFLMKLYIATGKLEYAKELAIMYGKSVGALK, from the coding sequence ATGTACAATGTTCCAAAAAGTGAGCCGGTAATTTTATATAGGGAAATAGTTGCTTTATTTGTAATATTTATCATAATCTTATATTTATTATATCCGGCAGATAAAATATTAGAATTAGTACAAAAAGAAGAAAGCAATATAGATTTAACAATAACTTATCTTGAAAAGATACAAAAAACAAATCCTGCTGATATATCAATATGGGAAAGATTATTAGAACTTTACATAAGAAAAGGAGATTACAATAAAGCAAACGATTTAATAGAAAAGATGGGAAATTATCCTAAGGAAGATATTTCATCAAAAGCTGTATTATTAAGATTCATATTAAATAAAAATTTATATTATGCAACAAATAATCAAAAATATAGATTGATATTATCAAATATGGCTGAAAATTTATTAGAAGGATTTAAAGATGATAAAATAAGATTAGCAGAGCTTTATAAAGATTATTTATCACTAGCAATGCCAGATAAAGCATTATTCTTTGCAAAAGAATTAGCAATATTGTATTTAAAAGAAAAAGATTTTAAAAATGCAAAAATATGGCTTGAAAATGTTTATAAACAAGCATTAGCCACATCTAATTTTGACGAAGCTTTAAAAGCTCTAAAAGCATTAATATCAATTGAACCGACAAATATCACTTATTATGAAAATCTTGCAAAAATATATATTGCAAAAAAGGAGTATAAAGAAGCATCAAATATATACTTACAATTAGCCGAAAAAGATATTACAAAAAGAAAAATATATATAATAAAAGCTATAAAAACATTACAATCAGGAAATATGTTATCAGATGCAGCAGAATTGGCAAAAAGAAATGAAAAATTATTAATTCACAATAAAGCCGATTTTGAATTTTTGATGAAACTTTATATTGCAACTGGTAAATTAGAATATGCAAAAGAACTTGCTATAATGTATGGAAAGAGCGTAGGGGCATTAAAATGA
- a CDS encoding endo alpha-1,4 polygalactosaminidase, with protein MILSMKRFLYSKLLFIFLFIYGVSFANENLNCGVLFYYKDKPPPEAVKLFDYIVVDPDVVNKAEKKYVAYLSVGEIEPYRNYYKNIKKEWIIGENKVWKSYIADVSNQDYIAFLMKLVDNLYQKGYRAIFFDTLDSYQQVVKQDKWNIYATSIGNFVKQVKYKYPDIKIFTNRGFEFIDNSFNGIIDFVVAEGLFSSYDFKNQKYKDASFSDTKWLLDKLNYVKQVINAKIIVIDYTDNKQKAIEYAKKIKSLGFIPYVADINLETIGIGNCIYKPRKILVIYNDEASKDFSKTVAYRLIPIALEFMGYMIEGVNPDKENLPEKTLDRYAGIIVIPESSSFKNENFFQWIKKRIDEGNKVLFLNYFGFDITEDNMKQLGIEISQNQDKKDFKIKKAEKYTGFEAPIDTSYTDTLFSIKEGKPVIELENSINQIHIPVAITKWGGYALSENFLISSPNELFIIDPFIFIKEALRLEDIPAPDITTENGRRIFFSHIDGDGFIEKAVFNPSKYASQIIKEEIFEKYDIPITVSIIEGEIAPYGIRPQESEKLEKIAKEIFAMPNIEIANHSFSHPFKWQNLEVEGEKEGYNLNIPGYKFSLEREIIGSTEYINNKLAPEDKKVKVFLWTGDCNPSENALKLTYQIGLLNMNGGGSTMTNLKPYLAQNYPIGVKKGDYYQIYAPNQNENVYTNLWTSNFHGFVNVIQTFKLTDKPRRIKPINVYYHFYSGSKLSSLKALKEVYDYVLSQKITPMFASQWIERALDFYNTVLAQDLEGNWLIKTDGKLRTIKIPKSKGYPSITESVGIIGFNDYNNERYIHLSNGDKYYLVLKDKPENNIYLKESNAMIEKFEKNKDGFYLKLKGYLPVEVIFSNAKNCVIKSDKYINIKNINDELIINSEEKEVNLNVQCSKK; from the coding sequence ATGATATTGAGTATGAAACGTTTTCTTTACAGTAAATTATTATTTATATTTCTTTTTATTTATGGTGTAAGTTTTGCAAATGAAAATTTAAATTGTGGTGTTTTATTCTATTATAAGGATAAACCTCCTCCAGAAGCAGTAAAACTTTTTGATTATATAGTAGTTGATCCGGATGTTGTAAATAAAGCAGAAAAAAAATATGTTGCTTATTTATCAGTAGGAGAAATAGAGCCTTATAGAAATTATTACAAGAATATAAAAAAAGAATGGATTATAGGTGAAAATAAAGTTTGGAAAAGTTATATAGCAGATGTATCTAATCAAGATTATATAGCTTTTCTGATGAAATTAGTTGATAATTTATATCAAAAAGGATATAGAGCTATATTTTTTGATACCTTAGATAGTTATCAGCAAGTTGTAAAACAAGATAAATGGAATATTTATGCAACTTCTATTGGAAATTTTGTAAAACAAGTTAAATATAAATATCCTGATATAAAAATATTTACCAATAGAGGATTTGAATTTATAGATAACTCTTTTAATGGTATTATTGATTTTGTTGTTGCAGAAGGATTATTTAGTTCTTACGATTTTAAAAATCAAAAATATAAAGATGCTTCTTTTTCTGATACAAAATGGCTACTTGATAAATTAAATTATGTAAAACAAGTAATAAATGCAAAGATTATAGTTATAGATTATACCGATAATAAACAAAAAGCCATAGAATATGCTAAAAAAATAAAATCCCTCGGATTTATTCCGTATGTGGCAGATATAAATCTTGAAACCATAGGTATAGGAAATTGTATATATAAACCAAGAAAAATTTTAGTAATTTATAATGATGAAGCATCTAAGGATTTTTCCAAAACAGTTGCTTACAGACTTATACCTATTGCACTTGAATTTATGGGATATATGATAGAAGGAGTAAATCCTGATAAAGAGAACCTTCCGGAAAAGACCTTAGATAGATATGCAGGAATAATTGTAATTCCTGAAAGTAGTTCTTTCAAAAATGAAAATTTTTTTCAATGGATAAAAAAAAGAATAGATGAAGGTAATAAAGTTTTATTTTTAAATTATTTTGGATTTGATATAACAGAAGATAATATGAAACAACTTGGAATAGAAATATCACAAAATCAGGATAAAAAAGATTTTAAAATAAAAAAAGCAGAAAAATATACAGGTTTTGAAGCACCGATAGATACAAGCTATACGGATACTTTATTTTCTATAAAAGAAGGAAAACCGGTTATAGAGCTTGAAAATAGTATTAATCAAATCCATATTCCTGTTGCCATAACAAAATGGGGTGGATATGCACTTTCAGAAAATTTTTTAATTTCTTCTCCGAATGAACTATTTATTATAGACCCATTTATTTTTATAAAAGAAGCTTTAAGATTGGAAGATATTCCGGCGCCTGATATAACGACAGAAAATGGAAGAAGAATATTTTTTTCACATATAGATGGAGATGGTTTTATAGAAAAAGCAGTATTTAATCCATCTAAATATGCAAGTCAAATAATAAAAGAAGAAATCTTTGAAAAATATGATATACCTATTACCGTATCTATCATAGAAGGAGAGATAGCACCTTACGGAATTAGACCTCAAGAATCTGAAAAACTTGAAAAAATAGCAAAAGAGATATTTGCTATGCCAAATATAGAGATTGCAAACCATTCTTTTTCCCATCCATTTAAATGGCAAAATTTGGAGGTAGAAGGAGAAAAAGAAGGTTATAACCTGAATATACCGGGTTATAAATTTTCCTTAGAAAGAGAGATAATTGGTTCTACAGAATATATAAATAATAAATTGGCTCCGGAAGATAAAAAAGTTAAAGTGTTCCTATGGACAGGTGATTGTAATCCGTCAGAAAATGCTTTAAAGCTTACTTATCAAATAGGTCTTTTGAATATGAACGGTGGCGGTTCTACAATGACAAATCTAAAACCTTATTTAGCTCAAAACTATCCAATAGGTGTCAAAAAAGGAGATTATTATCAGATATATGCACCAAATCAAAATGAAAATGTTTATACAAATCTGTGGACAAGCAATTTTCACGGATTTGTAAATGTAATTCAAACATTTAAATTAACAGATAAACCAAGAAGAATTAAACCTATTAATGTTTATTATCATTTTTATTCCGGTTCAAAGTTATCATCATTAAAAGCATTGAAAGAAGTATATGATTATGTTTTATCACAAAAAATCACTCCTATGTTTGCTTCCCAATGGATAGAAAGAGCTTTAGATTTTTACAATACCGTATTGGCACAGGATTTAGAAGGTAATTGGTTAATCAAAACTGATGGAAAATTAAGAACAATAAAAATACCAAAATCAAAAGGTTATCCTTCAATTACTGAAAGCGTAGGAATAATAGGTTTTAATGATTACAATAATGAAAGATATATACATTTATCAAATGGTGATAAATATTATTTGGTTTTAAAAGATAAACCGGAGAATAATATTTATTTAAAAGAAAGCAATGCAATGATAGAAAAATTTGAAAAAAATAAAGATGGATTTTATTTAAAATTAAAAGGATATTTACCGGTTGAAGTTATATTTTCAAATGCAAAAAATTGCGTTATTAAATCAGATAAATATATAAATATAAAAAATATAAATGATGAACTCATCATAAACTCAGAAGAGAAAGAGGTTAATCTAAATGTACAATGTTCCAAAAAGTGA